The Medicago truncatula cultivar Jemalong A17 chromosome 4, MtrunA17r5.0-ANR, whole genome shotgun sequence genome includes a region encoding these proteins:
- the LOC11424748 gene encoding protein SUPPRESSOR OF MAX2 1: MRAGLSTIQQTLTPEAASVLNHSIAEAGRRNHGQTTPLHVAATLLASPSGYLRQACIKSHPNSSHPLQCRALELCFSVALERLPTSQNASSTSAMEPPISNALMAALKRAQAHQRRGYPEQQQQPLLAVKVELEQLIISILDDPSVSRVMREASFSSPAVKATIEQSLNSVAPSPVTVNSNPMMGFRPGMVTPGAAPTRNLYMNPRLQQQGGAAALSGAHKGDEVKRVVEILMRTKKRNPVLVGESEPEAAIREVLKKIENKELGEGVFSNAHAIYLEKELPSDRGQIPVRIKELGDLIESRLGNSGSCGGVFINLGDLKWLVEQPVGFGLGNMQQPALAEAGRAAVAEMGRLVAKFGEGGVGKLWLLGTATCETYLRCQVYHPSMENDWDLQAVPITTRSPLPGMFPRLGTNGILGTTLESLSPLKTLTPTPITPLTRASENVDPAAAAAPTCCPQCMRSCEQEIADMLKETEKSDSELKPDATRPPLPQWLQNARTNNDNAKVMDQAQSNGQEGNVKKRTQEIQKKWHDSCLNLHPKFHQQNVSTERIVPTPFSMTNLYNVNLLGRQFQPKVQPNKNLGCSLQLSSIPIPIQQSEHTASPRKSTVTTELVLGQTKPSDTIPEESHRERINDFLSSLSSESQDKFDELHSKKLFDTDSFKRLLKTLTEKVWWQQDAASAIATAVTQCKLGNGKRRSKGDTWLMFTGPDRIGKKRMAAALSELVSGSNPIVISLAQRRGDGDSNAHQFRGKTVLDRIVETIRRNPHSVIMLEDIDEANTLLRGNIKRAMEQGRFPDSHGREISLGNVMFILTSNWLPEDLSYLSNGAPLDDEKLENLASGGWQLRLSVTKKVSKRRPSWLSNEERSLKPRKELNLGLSFDLNEAADVEEDRADGSHNSSDFTVDHEENNHNGGSPSKPRELLDSVDDAIVFKPLNFDLIRQNFSASIAKRFSAVVGNGISIEVQEEALDKITSGVWLGQTTIDEWMEKVLVPSFHQLNKSYNSSNLDEHESSLLVRLEDDGYSDRRSSQELLPASVRVAAE; the protein is encoded by the exons ATGAGAGCTGGGTTAAGTACAATCCAACAAACCCTAACGCCGGAGGCGGCTAGTGTTTTAAATCATTCAATCGCGGAAGCCGGTCGACGGAACCATGGCCAAACCACGCCGCTTCATGTGGCTGCTACTTTACTAGCTTCACCTTCCGGTTACCTCCGACAAGCATGTATAAAATCCCATCCAAATTCATCTCATCCTCTTCAGTGTAGAGCTTTGGAATTATGTTTCAGTGTTGCTTTAGAACGGTTACCGACGTCGCAGAACGCTAGTTCCACGTCGGCGATGGAACCTCCGATTTCAAATGCTTTGATGGCAGCTTTGAAACGTGCTCAAGCTCATCAACGTCGTGGTTATCCTGAACAGCAACAACAACCGCTTCTTGCTGTCAAAGTTGAATTGGAACAACTCATCATATCAATTCTTGATGATCCTAGTGTTAGTAGGGTCATGAGAGAAGCTAGTTTTTCTAGTCCTGCTGTTAAAGCAACGATTGAACAATCCTTGAATTCTGTTGCGCCTTCTCCGGTTACTGTTAATTCCAATCCGATGATGGGATTCCGGCCGGGGATGGTGACTCCTGGAGCGGCGCCGACTAGGAATTTGTATATGAATCCGAGGTTGCAACAACAAGGAGGTGCAGCAGCTCTATCGGGAGCACATAAGGGTGATGAAGTGAAACGTGTTGTGGAAATATTGATGAGGACGAAGAAGAGGAATCCGGTTTTGGTTGGTGAATCAGAGCCTGAAGCTGCTATTAGAGAAGTTTTGAAGAAGATTGAAAATAAGGAATTAGGGGAGGGTGTATTTAGCAATGCTCATGCTATTTATTTAGAGAAGGAGCTTCCTTCAGATAGAGGGCAGATACCTGTGAGGATTAAAGAATTGGGGGATTTGATTGAGTCTCGGTTGGGAAATTCGGGTTCCTGTGGTGGTGTGTTTATCAATTTAGGTGATTTGAAATGGTTGGTGGAACAACCTGTGGGATTTGGATTGGGGAATATGCAGCAGCCGGCGCTTGCGGAGGCCGGCCGCGCCGCGGTGGCAGAGATGGGGAGATTGGTTGCCAAATTTGGGGAGGGTGGTGTTGGTAAGCTTTGGTTATTGGGTACTGCTACTTGTGAGACTTATTTGAGATGTCAAGTTTATCATCCTTCCATGGAAAATGATTGGGATCTTCAAGCAGTGCCAATTACTACAAGATCACCTCTACCTGGAATGTTTCCAAg GCTTGGGACCAATGGAATTCTCGGTACCACACTTGAGTCTTTATCCCCATTGAAGACCTTGACACCTACGCCAATCACACCACTAACGCGCGCCTCGGAGAATGTAGATCCTGCAGCAGCAGCCGCACCAACTTGTTGCCCACAGTGTATGCGGAGCTGTGAACAAGAAATAGCAGATATGTTGAAAGAAACTGAAAAATCTGATAGTGAACTCAAACCAGATGCCACTCGACCGCCTCTTCCACAATGGTTGCAGAATGCTAGAACTAACAACGATAATGCTAAAGTAATGGATCAGGCCCAG AGCAATGGCCAAGAAGGGAATGTGAAGAAGAGGACTCAAGAAATACAAAAGAAATGGCATGATTCATGCTTAAACTTGCATCCTAAATTTCATCAGCAAAATGTGAGCACAGAGAGGATTGTTCCCACCCCCTTTTCAATGACGAACTTATATAATGTGAATTTGCTGGGGCGCCAATTTCAACCCAAAGTGCAACCAAATAAAAATTTGGGATGCTCTCTTCAATTGAGCTCGATTCCAATTCCTATCCAGCAATCAGAACACACGGCAAGCCCACGGAAAAGTACAGTGACCACTGAACTGGTTCTTGGGCAAACCAAGCCATCTGATACCATTCCAGAAGAGTCACACAGAGAACGAATTAATGACTTTTTGAGTTCCCTGTCTTCTGAGTCACAAGACAAGTTTGATGAATTACATagcaaaaaattatttgatactGACTCTTTCAAGAGGCTACTCAAAACTCTGACAGAAAAGGTGTGGTGGCAGCAGGATGCAGCATCTGCAATAGCTACTGCAGTGACTCAGTGCAAGTTAGGCAATGGTAAAAGACGATCAAAGGGTGACACATGGTTAATGTTCACAGGTCCGGACAGAATTGGCAAGAAGAGAATGGCAGCAGCCCTTTCTGAACTGGTATCAGGGTCCAATCCAATAGTAATCTCCCTTGCACAGCGACGTGGAGATGGAGACTCTAATGCCCACCAATTCCGTGGAAAAACAGTCCTTGATCGCATTGTAGAGACCATCCGAAGGAACCCACATTCTGTCATCATGCTTGAGGACATTGATGAAGCCAACACCCTTCTTCGCGGGAACATCAAACGAGCCATGGAGCAAGGACGGTTCCCTGATTCTCATGGCCGTGAAATCAGTCTTGGAAATGTCATGTTTATCCTCACATCAAATTGGTTGCCTGAGGACCTTAGTTACTTGTCCAATGGTGCTCCACTAGACGAcgaaaaacttgaaaatttagcAAGTGGAGGTTGGCAATTGCGGCTATCAGTGACCAAGAAGGTATCAAAACGCAGACCCAGTTGGTTGTCGAATGAAGAAAGGTCTTTGAAGCCTAGAAAGGAATTGAACTTAGGTTTATCATTTGATCTTAATGAAGCCGCTGATGTAGAGGAAGACAGGGCAGATGGATCACATAATTCTAGTGACTTCACAGTGGACCATGAAGAGAACAATCACAACGGAGGGTCGCCCTCTAAACCCCGTGAGCTTCTAGATTCTGTTGATGATGCAATTGTCTTCAAGCCATTGAATTTCGATCTCATTCGTCAAAATTTCTCAGCAAGCATCGCAAAGAGATTCTCTGCTGTGGTTGGAAATGGGATCTCAATTGAAGTGCAAGAGGAGGCTCTTGACAAGATCACAAGTGGAGTGTGGTTAGGCCAAACCACAATAGATGAATGGATGGAAAAGGTATTAGTTCCTTCCTTCCACCAGTTGAACAAGAGCTACAATTCAAGCAACCTTGATGAGCATGAGTCTTCGTTGCTGGTTAGGCTCGAAGATGATGGCTACTCCGATCGCCGGAGCTCACAAGAGTTGCTACCTGCTAGTGTGAGAGTCGCGGCGgagtag